The DNA sequence CTACAAATTTAATCTCATGACCTGCCTTTATCCATGCCTCGGCCTCGTCTGATATATTGTCGCCGGCTAACTGCATAGCGGCAATCAACTCCTCTCGCGGAAATCCTTGAGGTGTCTGTGTGCACCATAAGTTTTCCCTAGACACCGGAAAGATATCTCCTTTACCGGACACCCTTTTCAAGGCATCCCTGACCGGAGTTAGCGGTATCACCCCGCTTTCCGGTGTAAGGGCCGATATTATACGCTTAACCAAACGCACAGAGGCAAAGGGGCGAGCTGCATCGTGGACCAATACGTAATCGCCGCAAGAGGCAGTCACACCGGCAAGCGATGACGCTGGCCTCGTCTCTCCGCCCTTAACGATCTTAGAGGGCATATCAAACTTGTCGAGGTGCTCGATCTGATCGGTAAAATCGATGTCCCTCGGAAATACCACGACCGCTTCCTCTATCAACCCCATGGAATACAACCTGTTGGCTAGCCTTAACCCCCATGCCCACAGGGGAATGCCGCCCAAGGGCCGAAATTGCTTGAAGGGGCTTCCCATCCTGGCGCCCCTTCCCCCAGCTAACAATACGAAAGAACATCTTTTATGGAACATCAATTTGCCTCACGTTTTACTCTGCCAAATATCATCCTCCCTGCTGAAGTTTGCAGCAGGGATGTTATGACCACTTCAACCCTTTTGCCGATGTATTTCTCCCCATCCTCGACGACCAGCATCGTCCCGTCAGTTAGATAGGCAACTCCCTGATTGGGCTCCTTGCCTTCCTTGATGACATCCACCTCCAAGGTCTCGCCTGGTATAAGCACCGGTTTTAAGGCATTGGCTAGATCATTTACGTTCAACACCGAAAGCCCTTGAATGCTGGCGATCTTGTTGAGATTATAATCCGTCGTTATTATCTTTGCCCTCAGTTTTTTAGCCAGCTCTATGAGGCCTTCGTCGACCGTATCCACTTTGAGCTCTTTAAGGGTTTGCTCCAGTATCTCGACTTTTACATCGGGGAGCTTTTGAAGATCCTCGACCACTTCCATCCCCCTGCGCCCCTTTGCCCTCCTGAGAGGATCTGTCGAATCGGCTATAGCCTGCAACTCCAAGAGCACGAACGCGGGGATGCATAATGTACCCTCTATGAAACCCACTTTTGCGATGTCAAGTATCCTGCCATCAATAAGCGCACTGGTGTCGAGGATCTTTATATTGTCGTGCACGTCTTCCTCTCGAGTCCTTTTCCCTTTCAAGTGAAATCTATCCCTAAAGACCTCGAAGGAGGACCACATGCTCACGATTTCGTCTTTTCTCCTTAAAAAGATGATCAAACCTATGTATCCCAAAATTATGTTTAGCAAAATAGCCAAATAAAAACCCAGGTTCGGTATGGCCGATAAGGGCATAGCCAATAAGTTGGCCACAATTAATCCTACAATCAATCCCAATATGGCGACAAATAGATCTTGCCATGTAAAGCTTTGCAGGGATCTTTCAAATATCTGACCGATTCGGGCGATGCCACGGATGAAGAGGGGGGCCAACAAATAACCGATAAAGGCAGAAAAAACAATCACGAGCCCCCACATGGAAAGATCCAGCATTAAAGTGCTCTTTGGCCACCAGGGACTTCCGGATAGGTATTGGGCTAACTGATATCCGGCTATAGCGCCCAATATGCTTAAAAGGGTCCTTATTATTATGTTGACAAGTCGTCCCATGCCTTCTTGCATTAAAGTTTACCTCCCGTTTATTGTCTGCCTTCGCCTCTTTTTAAGCATGTCCTAGCCTCCAATGCAGCATGTAGCGTTGTCCTGTCCGCAAAGCTCACGCTTCCGCCAACGGGCAAACCATAAGACAACCTGCTTACAGTTACAGGCAAGGGATCCAGAACCGATGTTATCAGGTTCATCGTCAGCTCCCCCTCGACCTTGGGGCTGAAAGCCAATATTACCTCCTTAATATCTCCCTGCGATACCCTCTTAACGAGACGCTCCAGGACTTGAGGTGATACCTCTTCACCCTCTAAGGGAGAATATAACATTCCCAGGACGAAATAAAGCCCATTATATATGCCGGCCTGCTCTAGGGTGATTAAGTCCTCGACGGATTCTACGATGCACAGCGTAGATTTGTCCCTAAAGGGGTCGCTGCAAATCGAGCAGGGATCGTCGTCGGTAATATTTCCACATATGCTGCATGGATGGAGAGACGAACTACACTTACGTATGCCCTCGGCAAGGGCTTCGGAAAAACCTTTCGGCTGTTGAAGTAAAAAAAGCACCATCCTCCTGGCACTCTTTTCTCCTATGCCAGGAAACCTCTCAAATAGCCGCATCAAATCCTCTAACGGCTTCGACAAAGCCAATCATTTCACCTGCTTTACATGAGTCCCGGCAATCCAAAGCCGGCTCCAAATTTGCTTAATCTCTCGTTTGCCAGATCCTTGCTTTTTCTTTGGGCATCATTAATGGCAGCCAGAATCAAATCCTCCAGCATTTCAATGTCATCGGGGTTCACTACTGCTGGATCTATGGAAATGGAGACGAAGTCCCCCTGCCCGTTGCACTTTACCTTAACTACTCCTCCTCCGCTTTCGCCTTCAACGGTTTCTTTGGCCAGCTCCTCTTGGATTTTCAACATCTGTGCCTGCATCTTTTGAGCCTGTTTCATCAGTTTGTCCATATTCATATGTGTTACCCCCCAATAATTTTTCTCTTCTTCAACCAGCTTTTCGTGATGAACCTCTCTTGTCTTTCCTTTTCGTTTAAATAGAAAGTGATCTGGCGCTTCTCTTCCTCCAGCTTGGGCAAGAGATTTTGTTCCATGGTGTTTATTCTAAGAAGCGTTTTATGCAATTCTCCTTCCAACGCTTTTAATTTTACATGTAAATTTATATACTCCCAAAGCACTTTTCTTGCCTCCGCCAGATCCTGTATTAGCATATCTATATAAATGGAAAAAAGCATGGGATCGTAAAGCTCCATGGGCGACGGAAAGTTCTCATCGGGGTAAAAGGACGGATACTTACATCCCATGGCCTGATTGAGCCTTTGGGCAACCTTACTTTGGGGGATGCTAATCCCCAAAAGGGATATTGATGCTTCCCCGTCGTGCAGTCGCGCCAACGCATAGGACGAATATATCTTAGTGCAACTCCGCAAAAAAGCGCCTTTTATTTCCCTGAAGCGCTTTTTATCGTCCTCCATGAGCTGCAATAAGGTATCTCTTTTTCTCTCCAGTATCTCCTTGCTCTTTTTTAGGGATGAGATGCTACGCTTTACCTCCAAGAGTTGGTCCCTGGTCAGCGGCCTACGGCTCAAAATTTCATCCCTCTTTTAAACGACATCTCCTCGATCAAATATGAGGGCAGGCGATGAAGCTCTTCCTTTGGTAAGGTTAACAGACAATCCCAAGCACATTCAAGTGTTTCTTCCAAGGATCGACGCTTGTCTTTCTGATTTACAAAGTACGTCTCGAATTTCTCTCCAAAGTCCAGGTATGACAGCTCCGTAGGAGTAAGCCCCTCTTCTCCGATTATGGCCTTGAGCCTCACGAGGTCCTTGAAGCGCCCGTATGCAGCGTACAACTGATCTGATAACGATCTATGTTCCGGAACGGTGGATTTCTCCCCTATGCCCTTATTCATCAACCTGCTCAAGCTGGATAGCACATCTATAGGGGGAAATATTTGTCTGCCATGAAGTGACCTATCCATGACGATTTGCCCCTCAGTGATGTACCCTGTCAGATCCGGCACAGGATGGGTCAGATCGTCATCG is a window from the Acetomicrobium flavidum genome containing:
- a CDS encoding PIN/TRAM domain-containing protein, with product MQEGMGRLVNIIIRTLLSILGAIAGYQLAQYLSGSPWWPKSTLMLDLSMWGLVIVFSAFIGYLLAPLFIRGIARIGQIFERSLQSFTWQDLFVAILGLIVGLIVANLLAMPLSAIPNLGFYLAILLNIILGYIGLIIFLRRKDEIVSMWSSFEVFRDRFHLKGKRTREEDVHDNIKILDTSALIDGRILDIAKVGFIEGTLCIPAFVLLELQAIADSTDPLRRAKGRRGMEVVEDLQKLPDVKVEILEQTLKELKVDTVDEGLIELAKKLRAKIITTDYNLNKIASIQGLSVLNVNDLANALKPVLIPGETLEVDVIKEGKEPNQGVAYLTDGTMLVVEDGEKYIGKRVEVVITSLLQTSAGRMIFGRVKREAN
- the recR gene encoding recombination mediator RecR translates to MALSKPLEDLMRLFERFPGIGEKSARRMVLFLLQQPKGFSEALAEGIRKCSSSLHPCSICGNITDDDPCSICSDPFRDKSTLCIVESVEDLITLEQAGIYNGLYFVLGMLYSPLEGEEVSPQVLERLVKRVSQGDIKEVILAFSPKVEGELTMNLITSVLDPLPVTVSRLSYGLPVGGSVSFADRTTLHAALEARTCLKRGEGRQ
- a CDS encoding YbaB/EbfC family nucleoid-associated protein, with the translated sequence MNMDKLMKQAQKMQAQMLKIQEELAKETVEGESGGGVVKVKCNGQGDFVSISIDPAVVNPDDIEMLEDLILAAINDAQRKSKDLANERLSKFGAGFGLPGLM
- the ispF gene encoding 2-C-methyl-D-erythritol 2,4-cyclodiphosphate synthase; this encodes MFHKRCSFVLLAGGRGARMGSPFKQFRPLGGIPLWAWGLRLANRLYSMGLIEEAVVVFPRDIDFTDQIEHLDKFDMPSKIVKGGETRPASSLAGVTASCGDYVLVHDAARPFASVRLVKRIISALTPESGVIPLTPVRDALKRVSGKGDIFPVSRENLWCTQTPQGFPREELIAAMQLAGDNISDEAEAWIKAGHEIKFVEGEPNNIKVTYESDLKFCETIAQGMGQFRVGHGFDVHPLRPWRKLILAGCDIPDAPLGLDGHSDGDVISHAVADALLGAAGEPDLGTLYPASDERYKDASSLIFLQEISRLLSQKNWSLIWLDVTLEAQLPRLSGYIERFKENLEDALSNLIWNKGKVVNIKVKSGEGVGAVGRARCMRCHCIATMRGDIL
- a CDS encoding V-type ATP synthase subunit D — encoded protein: MSRRPLTRDQLLEVKRSISSLKKSKEILERKRDTLLQLMEDDKKRFREIKGAFLRSCTKIYSSYALARLHDGEASISLLGISIPQSKVAQRLNQAMGCKYPSFYPDENFPSPMELYDPMLFSIYIDMLIQDLAEARKVLWEYINLHVKLKALEGELHKTLLRINTMEQNLLPKLEEEKRQITFYLNEKERQERFITKSWLKKRKIIGG